The Crocinitomicaceae bacterium sequence AATTCCTAAACGCTGCATCCAATCATGTGCATGAATTAAACTGTAGCGAATTTCTTTTAATACTTTTTCAGCAAGACCGGACAATTTTTGAATCTCACTTTTTTGCAGTTGACTAAAAAGTTCTTGCATATAAACATCATGCAAATATTGGCGCACAATCACCCAGGCAAAATCTGTATTCGGCAATTCAACCAATTTCATGGAGAAATATTCACGCTCATTGCGACGATACGCATAATCATCAGCGCTTAATCCCTTGCCTTCAACTTCAGCTACCAGTAAATATAATTGTTCAGCACGACCAATTAAATCAAGTGCGATATTTGAAAGTGCAATGTCCTCTTCTAAAAAAGGACCGTTGCTACACATTTCACACAAACGCTGCGCCAACACCAATTCAGTATCTGCAAGGCGGACCAAAAATTTTGCTTCCGGTTTATCAATTATTATAGGCATGATTCAATTTTCTTAAAGATTTTCTACTCCGTCAGGAATTACATAAAATGTTGGGTGACGATAAATTTTATCCTCTTGCGGATCAAAATATGCTTCTGCATCTTCCATTGGAACTGACACAATAGCATTTGCAGGCACCACCCACAATTCACGTCCTTCACCTCTGCGGCAATACGCATCACGCGCATTTTGAACAGCCATTTTTTTATCATACCCATGCACGCTTCCGGCATGTTTAAATGGTAGACCTGATTTTTTCTGAATGAAAACTTCCCAAACTTTGTCTCCTGATTCCATCATGTTTTTCGTTATATGATTATACCAATGTTCCTTCTGTTTTTTTTGCAAATGCCACGGCTGCTTCACGTACCCAGGCATTGTCATGGTGTGCTTTTTTATGATGATCAAGGCGCTCTGCATTGCACGGCCCATCACCATTTACAACTGCCCAAAATTCATCCCAATCAAACGGGCTGTGATCATAGTGACCTGTCTTTTCATTCCATTTACAATTTGGGTCAGGCACGGTTAATCCTAAAAATTCAGCCTGCGGTACTGTTTTGTCAATAAATTTTTGACGCAACTGATCATTTGATTCGCGCTTTATTTTCCATTCCATTGCTTTAGATGAATGAGCTGAATCAGCATCATGCGGACCAAACATCATCAAAGATGGAAACCAAAAACGGTTCAATGCATCTTGTGCCATTTGTTTTTGATCAGTGGTTCCACGTGCCATTTGCAACATGATTTCATATCCTTGTCTTTGATGAAAACTCTCTTCTTTACAAATACGCACCATACCCCTTGAATATGGACCATACGATGTTTTTTGAAGTGATACCTGATTCACTATTGCTGCGCCATCAACCAACCATCCAATTGCGCCCATATCAGCCCAGGTCAATGCCGGATAATTAAAAATACTTGAATATTTTGCTTTGCCTGAATGTAATTGCTCAATCATTTGCCCGCGTGACATGCCCAGCGTTTCAGCAACACTATAGAGATACAAACCATGTCCGCCTTCATCTTGAATTTTAGCTAACAGTACTTGTTTTGCTCTCAATGATGGCGCCCTTAACAACCAGTTGCCCTCAGGTTGCATACCTATTACTTCACTGTGTGCATGCTGAGAAACTTGTCTCAATACATGTTTGCGATAATCTTCAGGCATCCAATCGCGCGGTTCTACTTTGAGATCTTTGGCGATGATGTCATTGAACGCTGCTTCAAATTTGTCCATTGCTTTTTGAGAAGTTTTTTTGAAATTTTTCAAATATACGGCTTTTTCAGTGAGCTTCAAAGTCAGAATAATAAAACAAAGAATGCTTTGGCTCATTGGATATTATGATTCAAATGACGAACTTTGCAGGCTTGGATTAAGACAATAACTATGAACAAAGTTGAATTAATGGCGCCGGCCGGGAATTGGGAATCGCTTGCAGCAGCATTGAATGCAGGGGCTAACTCAGTTTATTTTGGGGTTGAACAACTCAATATGCGTGCGCGGGCATCTATTAATTTTACCTTGGATGATTTACCTGAAATTGCTTCACGATGCAGTGAGAGAGGGGCCAAATCTTATCTAACATTAAACACTATTATCTACGATCATGATCTTTCAATCATCAAAGAATTAATAGATAAAGCAAAAGCTGCAGGTATTACTGCGGTAATTGCATCAGATCAGGCCGTGATAAATTATGCCTTTAGTCAAGGTGTTGAGGTTCATATTTCAACTCAGCTTAATGTTACCAATATTGAAACCGTAAAGTTCTATGCCCATTTTGCCGATGTGATGGTATTATCGCGAGAGCTGAGTTTAAATCAAGTTAAAAAAATTACAGATCAAATTAAAAAAGAAAATATTCGCGGCCCAAAAGGGAATCTTATTGAAATAGAAATTTTTGCACACGGTGCATTGTGTGTTGCTGTGTCAGGCAAATGTTATATGAGTTTGCATACGTATAATGCATCGGCAAATCGCGGAGCGTGTTTACAAAATTGCAGAAAAACATATACTGTGATTGATAAAGAAACCGGTGTTGAATTAGAAATTGACAATGAATATATCATGTCACCGAAAGATTTATGCACCATTGATTTTTTAGATCAGGTTTTAGATGCAGGAATATCTGTGCTGAAAATTGAGGGTCGCGGACGTGCACCTGAATATGTAAAAACGGTTACAGAAAATTATCGCAAAGCAATTGATGCGTACAATAACGGAACCTATACCGTTGCACTAGGTGAATCATTAAAAGAAGATTTGAAAAGAGTATATAATCGTGATTTTTGGTCAGGATATTATTTGGGTCAAAAATTAGGTGAATTCAATAATTCAAACGGATCAAAAGCGACACAGAAAAAAGTATTCATTGCCAACGCCGTTCACTTTTTTCCAAAGACATCTATTGGTCAGTTTAAAGTTGAAGCACAATCTATTTCAGTGGGTGATAAAATTTTAATAACCGGAGCAACAACCGGTGTAATTGAACATGAAATTACTACCCTCATGGTAAATGATCAACCGGCTGAAACAGCAGTGAAAGGTGATGATATCACTATTCCCGTTCCTGAACGAATTAGAAAATCAGACAAGTTGTATAAGATAGTAAAAACAGAATTTGCATCATGATTGCCGTAACGCTTCAACGGCAAAAATGCATTGGCTGCAATTATTGTCAAGAACTTTGCCCTGAACTTTTCAGAATGTCAAAAAAAGACGGAAAATCAGTTTTACTAAAAGGCGTTGACAAAAAAGGATTCTCAACAGTACGCGTAAATGATATTCTTGCTGATTCAATCAAAACAGCAACAGAAGCCTGCCCGGTTAAGATTATTAGTTTTAGGGAGATTTAAGCACCCCTACCTCATCCCAAATTGAGGATATTTCAACAATAACAGGCTACAATTTTTTGTATCAACGATTTTTTTTGAACGCCACTGCCCAAGGAATGTTTGGATATGGAGAGATCACAAACACGACACGTAAATAAGTAGTCGCCCGCTTTTTTTATCTTAGCGTTGCCAATAGAAGGAAAAGATTTATACCAGAATTGGTTAACTTAAACTCTACAAATATGCGCTTATTAATTTTATTCATAATGGTGTGTTCATGCCTGAACAGCATTTCACAGTTGCCAAGTTCAGATTGGACTATTCAGATTGGTGGATCAGGTGATCAAGAAGGCAATGATCTCGTTTATGATATGGATGGCAACTTGTATGTAATTGGTGTTTTCTTTGATACCGTTGATTTTGATCCAGGACCAGCAGAAAATATCTTGATTTCGAGCTCATACAACAGTGGCTTTGTAGCAAAGTATGACAGCTCAGGAAATTATGTATGGGCTAAACAGTTTGAAGGAGATGGATATGAACACCCAATGTCGATAGCAGTTGACAATTCTTCAAATGTATACATCGGAGGATACTTTAGTGGGGATTCAATAGATCTGGATCCAGGACTACCGGCACATGTTTTCTACACACAAGGAGATGGAGATATTTTTATTGTTAAATTGTCCTCTGCTGGAAATTTAATTTGGGCTGAACAATTTGCAGGCACCGGCGCAGAATATTTATCATCAATTACATTGGATACCCAGGCAAACTTGTATGCCACCGGTCACTTTCAAAATACCGTTGATTTTGATCCGAGTCCAGATGACTCAACATTGACGGGTGGAGGAATGTTTAACTCATCCATGTTCATACTCAAGCTTGACAGCGCATTAAACTTTATTTGGGTTGATCAAGTAACCTCTTCTAATTGGGTTTCCGGTTATTCAATATGTCTGAAAGATTCTTTAATTATTATTACAGGTGATCTAGATGGAACGGCTGATTTTGATCCAGGGGTCGGCAGTTTCAATCTCGTC is a genomic window containing:
- the paaA gene encoding 1,2-phenylacetyl-CoA epoxidase subunit A; translated protein: MSQSILCFIILTLKLTEKAVYLKNFKKTSQKAMDKFEAAFNDIIAKDLKVEPRDWMPEDYRKHVLRQVSQHAHSEVIGMQPEGNWLLRAPSLRAKQVLLAKIQDEGGHGLYLYSVAETLGMSRGQMIEQLHSGKAKYSSIFNYPALTWADMGAIGWLVDGAAIVNQVSLQKTSYGPYSRGMVRICKEESFHQRQGYEIMLQMARGTTDQKQMAQDALNRFWFPSLMMFGPHDADSAHSSKAMEWKIKRESNDQLRQKFIDKTVPQAEFLGLTVPDPNCKWNEKTGHYDHSPFDWDEFWAVVNGDGPCNAERLDHHKKAHHDNAWVREAAVAFAKKTEGTLV
- the paaB gene encoding 1,2-phenylacetyl-CoA epoxidase subunit B, with amino-acid sequence MMESGDKVWEVFIQKKSGLPFKHAGSVHGYDKKMAVQNARDAYCRRGEGRELWVVPANAIVSVPMEDAEAYFDPQEDKIYRHPTFYVIPDGVENL
- a CDS encoding U32 family peptidase, which translates into the protein MAPAGNWESLAAALNAGANSVYFGVEQLNMRARASINFTLDDLPEIASRCSERGAKSYLTLNTIIYDHDLSIIKELIDKAKAAGITAVIASDQAVINYAFSQGVEVHISTQLNVTNIETVKFYAHFADVMVLSRELSLNQVKKITDQIKKENIRGPKGNLIEIEIFAHGALCVAVSGKCYMSLHTYNASANRGACLQNCRKTYTVIDKETGVELEIDNEYIMSPKDLCTIDFLDQVLDAGISVLKIEGRGRAPEYVKTVTENYRKAIDAYNNGTYTVALGESLKEDLKRVYNRDFWSGYYLGQKLGEFNNSNGSKATQKKVFIANAVHFFPKTSIGQFKVEAQSISVGDKILITGATTGVIEHEITTLMVNDQPAETAVKGDDITIPVPERIRKSDKLYKIVKTEFAS
- the paaC gene encoding phenylacetate-CoA oxygenase subunit PaaC; the encoded protein is MPIIIDKPEAKFLVRLADTELVLAQRLCEMCSNGPFLEEDIALSNIALDLIGRAEQLYLLVAEVEGKGLSADDYAYRRNEREYFSMKLVELPNTDFAWVIVRQYLHDVYMQELFSQLQKSEIQKLSGLAEKVLKEIRYSLIHAHDWMQRLGIGTPESNQRTQNALNHFYKYVHEMFAFDQLDGKFIPDTQSLEKIWLSAVALTLSESNLQQPEIRKIYQHDYRNGFHTEYLGHLLSEMQFLPRAYPDAKW
- a CDS encoding ferredoxin, whose amino-acid sequence is MIAVTLQRQKCIGCNYCQELCPELFRMSKKDGKSVLLKGVDKKGFSTVRVNDILADSIKTATEACPVKIISFREI